One window of Entelurus aequoreus isolate RoL-2023_Sb linkage group LG06, RoL_Eaeq_v1.1, whole genome shotgun sequence genomic DNA carries:
- the LOC133651596 gene encoding uncharacterized protein LOC133651596, with product MPTYVQKELKFSAKYFPQPDQTMCPHTDSVAKGDVQMSATVDKKSCSPGETLIVTAHISNMSSKNVAPKVSIQEKICYLAIGKSKYSDLSVCKVVGNTIMPNSVENVSCQLRVPEKSYTVHNCDIISVHYYVKVYLDIKFTIDPQVAFPLVIVPAGVIGQTVGPHPAGAAGGPSSNDFPAQAFSYPAPVAPEPYGNPAPIQIPYGAFSTGHNIAYPPQSVPSYGFSSAVFPPALVQPQAPYAPPMFQHGEQPPSYMAVFPPPNSNK from the exons ATGCCTACATATGTGCAAAAAGAACTCAAATTTTCTGCAAAATACTTTCCACAGCCTGACCAAACCATG tgtcctcACACTGATTCAGTTGCCAAAGGGGACGTCCAAATGTCTGCTACTGTTGACAAGAAATCTTGCTCTCCAG GTGAAACGCTGATCGTAACTGCTCACATAAGCAACATGTCTTCTAAAAATGTTGCTCCCAAAGTCAGCATACAGGAGAAGATATGTTACCTCGCCATCGGCAAGTCAAAATACAGCGACCTCAGTGTGTGCAAAGTGGTCGGCAACACCATCATGCCAAACTCAGTGGAAAATGTCTCCTGCCAGTTGAGGGTCCCTGAAAAGTCCTACACTGTCCACAACTGTGACATTATCTCCGTCCACTACTATGTTAAG gTATACCTGGACATTAAGTTCACCATCGACCCACAGGTGGCATTTCCACTGGTCATTGTTCCTGCTGGTGTGATCGGTCAGACTGTTGGTCCCCACCCAGCTGGTGCGGCCGGTGGTCCAAGCTCCAATGACTTTCCCGCCCAGGCTTTTTCCTACCCGGCACCTGTGGCGCCAGAGCCTTACGGAAACCCGGCACCAATTCAGATCCCATACGGGGCCTTTAGCACCGGCCACAATATCGCATACCCGCCGCAGTCGGTTCCTTCCTATGGCTTTTCTTCTGCGGTTTTCCCGCCTGCTCTAGTGCAGCCTCAAGCACCCTATGCTCCACCTATGTTTCAGCATGGGGAACAGCCTCCATCTTACATGGCTGTTTTCCCACCCCCCAACAGCAACAAGTAA